One stretch of Chryseobacterium fluminis DNA includes these proteins:
- a CDS encoding NifU family protein, which translates to MRTILIEPTENPKVMKFVADYNLIPGSLELDRDSDISEIPLAQELFNYPFVERIFITANFVAIAKQDTVEWEHVSESLKNIIEDELLANPRIYLQKKKEMYQVYAEMTPNPNVMKFVSSKMLMDGFVEVKSRDEAEGVPMAQVIFKEFDFAKEVFISDNFVAVTRDNSVEWHEVMMAVRALIAEHLQNGGEISNIEAQKHENPVENIINRDYTDDEQKISDILNEYVAPAVENDGGKISLMEYDQDSKTARMLLQGACSGCPSSTATLKNGIESILKQFVPDLVEKVEAVNG; encoded by the coding sequence ATGCGTACGATACTTATAGAACCAACTGAAAACCCAAAAGTGATGAAATTTGTAGCAGACTACAATCTGATTCCGGGATCTTTAGAGTTGGACAGAGATTCAGATATTTCAGAAATTCCACTGGCCCAGGAATTATTTAACTATCCTTTTGTGGAAAGAATCTTCATTACAGCCAATTTTGTCGCTATTGCCAAACAGGACACGGTAGAATGGGAACACGTTTCCGAAAGTCTTAAAAATATCATTGAAGATGAATTACTGGCTAATCCCAGAATTTATCTCCAGAAGAAAAAGGAAATGTATCAGGTATATGCTGAAATGACTCCGAATCCGAATGTGATGAAATTTGTTTCCAGTAAAATGCTGATGGACGGATTTGTAGAAGTAAAATCGAGAGACGAAGCAGAGGGTGTACCGATGGCTCAAGTGATTTTTAAAGAATTTGATTTTGCGAAGGAAGTTTTTATTTCTGATAATTTTGTGGCAGTGACAAGAGATAATTCTGTGGAATGGCATGAAGTAATGATGGCTGTCCGTGCTTTAATTGCAGAACATCTTCAGAACGGCGGTGAAATTTCAAACATTGAGGCCCAGAAGCATGAGAACCCGGTAGAAAATATCATCAACAGAGATTATACGGATGATGAACAGAAAATTTCTGACATCCTGAATGAATATGTGGCTCCTGCTGTTGAAAACGACGGGGGAAAAATATCACTGATGGAATATGACCAGGACAGTAAAACGGCAAGAATGCTTTTACAGGGTGCCTGCTCAGGATGTCCGAGTTCTACGGCTACCCTGAAGAATGGCATTGAAAGTATCCTAAAACAATTCGTACCTGATTTAGTAGAAAAAGTGGAAGCAGTAAACGGCTAA
- the hemH gene encoding ferrochelatase, protein MKGILLVNLGSPRSTAVSDVKEYLDEFLMDERVIDYRWIFRALLVRGIILNTRPAKSAEAYKTVWTEQGSPLIVITEKIQKKLQRLVDVPVEIGMRYAEPSIETGIRKLVEKGVSEIVLFPLYPQYAMSTTETVIEKAEEVRKEKFPDVKINYIQPFYNREIYTDCLAESIKEKLPENFDALQFSYHGVPERHIYKTDPTNTCNLNDCCSRASNPSHQFCYRHQCFDVTNSVIKKLGLPKEKVMVTFQSRLGKDKWMEPYTDETLESLGKKGVKNLAIVCPAFVSDCLETLEEISVEGKEQFLHGGGENFHYIPCLNDEDRWIDVVKILCEEKLNEFYLV, encoded by the coding sequence ATGAAAGGAATTCTATTAGTAAACCTGGGATCACCAAGATCGACGGCTGTAAGTGATGTAAAGGAATATCTGGACGAATTCCTGATGGATGAAAGGGTAATTGACTACCGATGGATTTTCCGGGCACTTCTGGTCCGTGGAATTATATTAAATACAAGACCGGCAAAATCTGCTGAAGCTTATAAAACAGTCTGGACCGAGCAGGGGTCACCATTAATTGTCATTACGGAGAAAATTCAGAAAAAACTTCAGAGACTGGTAGATGTTCCTGTAGAAATCGGAATGAGATATGCCGAGCCAAGCATTGAAACCGGAATCAGAAAGCTGGTTGAAAAAGGAGTTTCTGAGATTGTCCTTTTTCCTTTGTATCCTCAATATGCGATGAGTACTACGGAAACAGTGATAGAAAAAGCAGAGGAAGTAAGAAAAGAGAAATTTCCGGATGTAAAAATCAATTATATTCAGCCTTTTTACAACAGGGAAATTTATACCGACTGTCTTGCGGAAAGTATTAAAGAAAAGCTTCCTGAAAATTTTGATGCCTTACAGTTTTCATATCACGGTGTTCCGGAGAGACATATTTATAAGACCGATCCTACCAACACCTGTAATTTAAACGACTGCTGTTCCAGAGCATCCAATCCGAGTCACCAGTTTTGCTATCGTCACCAGTGTTTCGATGTCACCAATTCTGTTATTAAAAAATTAGGTTTACCAAAAGAAAAAGTGATGGTCACGTTTCAGTCAAGATTAGGAAAAGACAAATGGATGGAACCGTATACAGATGAAACTCTGGAAAGCCTTGGCAAGAAAGGAGTAAAAAATTTGGCCATTGTGTGCCCTGCCTTTGTTTCTGACTGTCTGGAAACTCTTGAAGAAATCTCAGTTGAAGGAAAAGAGCAGTTCTTACACGGAGGCGGAGAAAACTTCCACTATATTCCCTGTCTCAATGATGAAGACCGCTGGATCGATGTTGTCAAAATTTTATGTGAAGAAAAACTCAATGAATTTTATTTAGTTTAA